Proteins from one Streptosporangium becharense genomic window:
- a CDS encoding TAXI family TRAP transporter solute-binding subunit, with product MTGRRMTVLLAAAVLFLGGCGGDRSADRSADRTAGGGRLSIATGNTTGVYYVLGGGLAEQIGRNLPGYQATAEATGASVENIQRIVRGDSDIAFTLADSAADAVAGTGAFTAPQPIRAIARLYDNHTQVVATTASGVRSVADLRGRRVSTGSPNSGTEVIALRLLRAAGLDPDKDVDRQSLGLPESVQAVKDGDLDALVWSGGLPTPGITDLLTSLGDEVVLVPLDGVLPAMRRDHGQVYAAGTIAKDVYGTPADVSTISVPNLLVVHQKMDPALAESLVRLLFDRKPDLEKIHPAAKDITRGNASRTEPVPLHDGARKYHGG from the coding sequence ATGACCGGAAGACGGATGACCGTCCTGCTGGCCGCGGCGGTGCTGTTCCTGGGCGGCTGCGGCGGCGACCGGTCGGCGGACCGGAGTGCGGACCGGACCGCCGGGGGCGGGCGGCTGTCGATCGCCACCGGCAACACCACCGGCGTCTACTACGTCCTGGGCGGCGGGCTGGCCGAACAGATCGGCAGGAACCTCCCCGGATACCAGGCCACGGCCGAGGCGACCGGCGCCTCGGTGGAGAACATCCAGCGGATCGTGCGGGGTGACTCCGACATCGCCTTCACCCTGGCCGACTCCGCCGCCGACGCCGTCGCGGGCACGGGCGCCTTCACCGCGCCGCAGCCGATCCGCGCGATCGCCCGCCTGTACGACAACCACACCCAGGTGGTCGCCACCACCGCGTCGGGAGTGAGGTCCGTGGCCGACCTGCGGGGCAGGCGGGTCTCCACCGGCTCGCCGAACTCCGGCACCGAGGTGATCGCGCTGCGCCTGCTGCGGGCGGCCGGTCTCGACCCGGACAAGGACGTCGACCGCCAGTCGCTGGGCCTGCCCGAGAGCGTCCAGGCGGTCAAGGACGGTGATCTGGACGCCCTGGTCTGGTCGGGCGGGCTGCCCACGCCGGGTATCACCGACCTGCTGACCTCGCTCGGGGACGAGGTCGTCCTCGTCCCGCTGGACGGGGTGCTGCCCGCGATGCGGCGCGACCACGGCCAGGTGTACGCCGCGGGCACGATCGCCAAGGACGTCTACGGGACCCCGGCCGACGTGTCCACGATCTCCGTGCCCAACCTGCTCGTCGTGCACCAGAAGATGGACCCGGCGCTGGCGGAGAGCCTGGTCAGGCTGCTGTTCGATCGTAAGCCGGACCTGGAGAAGATCCATCCGGCGGCCAAGGACATCACCCGCGGCAACGCGTCCAGGACCGAACCGGTGCCCCTGCACGACGGGGCGAGGAAGTACCACGGCGGCTGA
- a CDS encoding tetratricopeptide repeat protein has translation MVADGPRRETGKAYMHAGEARLPAGGGRPREEETPPHPGKDHLGRIPRGLGGPAGTPSATADGPGPEAHLRELVERADRLRVEGRYRDCDALLREALGLAEESAGPDSLITARVLNSLGVLHKYTGRFDEAERSYSRALTIIEARVGEDHPLMADICHNLGGLNHARGTHARGEVFARRGVEIRQRTVDPAHPSVAADKAALAALLCGLGRDDEAEGLLREALAVFEAEPGTDHYEVASALHNLAAIRYARNDPAAAASMYRRVFAIKQRVLGETHPELALTLHNLGMAVWRSDRPGAAVPIFARAAALLGDLVEPDHPVRRACLRNLEACRRAAIPGSPGERHAAEERSRSE, from the coding sequence ATGGTGGCCGACGGCCCGCGGCGCGAAACCGGGAAGGCGTACATGCACGCCGGGGAGGCGCGTCTTCCCGCGGGGGGAGGGCGTCCTCGCGAGGAGGAAACGCCTCCCCACCCGGGGAAGGATCACCTCGGCAGGATTCCCCGAGGGCTCGGTGGGCCCGCCGGCACCCCCTCCGCCACGGCCGACGGCCCCGGGCCGGAGGCTCACCTGCGCGAGCTGGTCGAGCGCGCCGACCGGCTTCGCGTCGAGGGTCGCTACCGCGACTGTGACGCGTTGCTCCGCGAGGCGCTGGGGCTCGCCGAGGAGAGTGCGGGGCCCGACTCTCTGATCACCGCGCGGGTCCTCAACAGTCTGGGCGTGCTGCACAAGTACACCGGACGTTTCGACGAGGCCGAAAGATCGTACAGCCGTGCTCTGACCATCATCGAGGCGCGGGTCGGCGAGGATCACCCGCTCATGGCGGACATCTGCCACAACCTCGGCGGGCTGAACCACGCGCGCGGCACCCATGCCCGGGGTGAGGTCTTCGCCCGCCGCGGGGTGGAGATACGGCAGCGGACCGTCGACCCCGCGCATCCGAGCGTCGCCGCGGACAAGGCCGCACTCGCCGCGCTCCTGTGCGGGCTCGGCCGCGACGACGAGGCCGAGGGCCTGCTGCGTGAGGCCCTCGCGGTCTTCGAGGCGGAGCCGGGCACCGACCACTACGAGGTCGCGTCGGCCCTGCACAACCTCGCGGCGATCCGATACGCGCGAAACGACCCGGCGGCGGCCGCGTCGATGTACCGCCGGGTGTTCGCGATCAAGCAGAGGGTTCTCGGCGAGACCCATCCGGAGCTGGCCCTGACCCTGCACAACCTCGGGATGGCCGTGTGGAGGAGCGACCGGCCCGGGGCGGCCGTGCCGATCTTCGCGCGGGCGGCGGCCCTGCTCGGAGACCTGGTGGAGCCGGATCACCCGGTCCGGCGGGCGTGCCTGCGCAACCTTGAAGCATGCCGGCGAGCGGCCATCCCGGGCTCTCCGGGTGAACGACACGCCGCCGAGGAGAGATCGAGATCTGAATGA